The DNA segment AAACCGCACGCAAACCACGCACCAGCACGCTCGCACGCTGTTCCTTGGCAAAATCCACCAGCAAGCCCGAAAAACCAACCACTTCCACATTATCCAAATGGGCTGTGACGCGGTTTACCAACTCAACGCGCTCCTCAAGAGTAAACCTTGGCTGCTTAGATGGATTGGCCGCAATGCCAATAATCACATGCTTAAACAACTTAGCCGCACGCTCAATCAAATCGGCATGACCATTGGTAATGGGATCGAAAGTCCCAGGATAAATAGCTCTTGTATGCACTTTGCTGACTCGACTCAGATAGATACCCAAAAATCATTGCCGCCAGTCTACTCGTTTTAGCCACTTGAGTGAATCATCCAGATAAAAACCGCTGAAAATCCCGTTAAAAATTGAAATACTGGCAAGAATTCCTCGGATTAAGCCCATGTAAAGGCATGAACTGATATAATGCCGACTCGATATATATTGGCTTAAGTAGGCAGCGGCTTTCGTCCAACCAAGATGGATTGAAACCACACCACAACCGATTAAGTCCACGTCATCAGAGCACTTATATGAAAAAAATCGCCATTTTTTGCCATAACTTTTTCTCTAACGGCACAGTCAAAATCGCCTTATCCCAGGCAGAAGTGCTGCAGGAAGCCGGGCAAGATGTTCACCTCTTTGTGTTCCATAAAGAGGGGGATTTTATGCCGCCAGAAAATGTGACGATTCATTACCTATATGAAGCAGGTCAAAAGCCAAGTCTACAGGAGCAAAGACAACGCCTGCAGGCCAAGGTGGCCGAAGCGGAACAATCGGGTAAGTTCTCGCTATTCTTAAGTAACTCGACCGACTGCGATGTCGTTGTTTCCGGCTGCGATTTCGATCCCTGCTATTACTTTTGCCACTGCGCCCTTAAGCAAGAACTCTTGATGGAATTAAAGCGTGGTCCAGTGCATTTCTGGCGGCGCTGGAAAAAGGCCAAGGCACTGATTGGCAAAAAGATCATTACAGTTTCCAATGGCATCGCCGATGAGCTCAGTGCCACTTCTTGGCTGAAGCCACAAAGCGTTCAGACCATCTATAATCCCTTTAGATTGGAGGAAATCCGCAAGAAGACTCAGGAAGAAATTGCCGAGATCCCAAGTGAGCCTTATATGATCCATGTCGGCCGTGTGACACGGCAAAAACGCCACGATATTTTGTTTAAGGCACTTAGGGATATGCCAACGGCCCCTAAACTTGTCCTGCTGTGCAACCGCCCCAAAAAGGCACGCAAACTCGCTAAGAAATACGGTGTCGAACACAGAATCATCACGCCTGGGTTCCAACACAATCCCTACGCTTGGATTGCCAAAGCCGAGTTGATGTTACTCAGCTCAGATTTTGAAGGCCTACCGACCGTGGTGATTGAGTCTTTAGCCTGTGGCACACCTGTCGTCAGTACAGATTGCCCACACGGGCCCAATGAAATTCTCACAGGGCATTTAGCACAATATCTCGTCCCCGTTCGCCAACCCGCGCTGTTGGCACAAAAGGCACTGGAGTGTCTGGCCTCACCGCCCGCTTTAGACAATCTAGAAATATTAAAGGCCGTAGACAGCCAATATATTGCCGCTCAATATATTAACTTAGCGAAATAAATTTTCACTTTTAATTAGAACGCCATTTCTTATATTGGCGTTCTAATTAATATCGCAACAAATTGATACAGCATGAAACACTATTTAAAATAAAAATTAATATAACAAATGTATCAACAAACCATTAATGTCATCATACTTATTGATTAAGGTGATACAAATTAAAAACATTTAACGAACAATTAATTATATAATACCGCGTCCTGCATTAATTAAATCATTATTTAATTGATCGCCAGAATTAAAAACCTCAAAATATTCCGCTTGGAATAAATTTGTCTCACAAACGGATTTAGTGAGTATTTTTGGGGTAGTTATGAGTAAGCTAAAGGTCGCTTTATTAGTCGATGAATATTTTGGTGGTACAGGTACAGTGTACGGTGGATACGGCTTTCTGGCCCGTCATCTGATCGC comes from the Shewanella mangrovisoli genome and includes:
- the coaD gene encoding pantetheine-phosphate adenylyltransferase, with product MHTRAIYPGTFDPITNGHADLIERAAKLFKHVIIGIAANPSKQPRFTLEERVELVNRVTAHLDNVEVVGFSGLLVDFAKEQRASVLVRGLRAVSDFEYEFQLANMNRRLSPDLESVFLTPAEENSFISSTLVKEVALHGGDVSQFVHSEVASALTAKLNLAKA
- a CDS encoding glycosyltransferase — encoded protein: MKKIAIFCHNFFSNGTVKIALSQAEVLQEAGQDVHLFVFHKEGDFMPPENVTIHYLYEAGQKPSLQEQRQRLQAKVAEAEQSGKFSLFLSNSTDCDVVVSGCDFDPCYYFCHCALKQELLMELKRGPVHFWRRWKKAKALIGKKIITVSNGIADELSATSWLKPQSVQTIYNPFRLEEIRKKTQEEIAEIPSEPYMIHVGRVTRQKRHDILFKALRDMPTAPKLVLLCNRPKKARKLAKKYGVEHRIITPGFQHNPYAWIAKAELMLLSSDFEGLPTVVIESLACGTPVVSTDCPHGPNEILTGHLAQYLVPVRQPALLAQKALECLASPPALDNLEILKAVDSQYIAAQYINLAK